From the genome of Callithrix jacchus isolate 240 chromosome 7, calJac240_pri, whole genome shotgun sequence, one region includes:
- the SRSF10 gene encoding serine/arginine-rich splicing factor 10 isoform X3 has product MMAKIKGVIPDDVRDAEDALHNLDRKWICGRQIEIQFAQGDRKTPNQMKAKEGRNVYSSSRYDDYDRYRRSRSRSYERRRSRSRSFDYNYRRSYSPRSSRPTGRPRRSRSHSDNDRFKHRNRSFSRSKSNSRSRSKSQPKKEMKAKSRSRSASHTKTRGTSKTDSKTHYKSGSRYEKESRKKEPPRSKSQSRSQSRSRSKSRSRSWTSPKSSGH; this is encoded by the exons ATGATGGCCAAGATTAAAGGAGTCATACCTGAT GATGTTCGTGATGCTGAAGATGCTTTACATAATTTGGACAGAAAGTGGATTTGTGGACGGCAGATTGAAATACAGTTTGCCCAGGGGGATCGGAAGA CACCAAATCAGATGAAAGCCAAGGAAGGGAGGAATGTGTACAGTTCTTCACGCTATGATGATTATGACAGATACAGACGTTCAAGAAGCCGAAGTTACGAAAGAAGGAGATCAAGAAGTCGGTCTTTTGATTACAACTATAGAAGATCGTATAGTCCTAGAAG CAGTAGACCGACTGGAAGACCACGGCGTAGCAGAAGCCATTCCGACAATGATAG ATTCAAACACCGAAATCGATCTTTTTCAAGATCTAAATCCAATTCAAGATCACGGTCCAAGTCCCAGcccaagaaagaaatgaaggctaAATCACGTTCTAGGTCTGCATCTCACACCAAAACTAGAGGCACCTCTAAAACAGATTCCAAAACACATTATAAGTCTGGCTCAAGATATGAAAAGGAATCAAGGAAAAAAGAACCACCTAGATCCAAATCTCAGTCAAGATCACAGTCTAGGTCTAGGTCAAAATCTAGATCAAGGTCTTGGACTAGTCCTAAGTCCAGTGGCCACTGA
- the SRSF10 gene encoding serine/arginine-rich splicing factor 10 isoform X8 encodes MSRYLRPPNTSLFVRNVADDTRSEDLRREFGRYGPIVDVYVPLDFYTRRPRGFAYVQFEDVRDAEDALHNLDRKWICGRQIEIQFAQGDRKTPNQMKAKEGRNVYSSSRYDDYDRYRRSRSRSYERRRSRSRSFDYNYRRSYSPRRPNCSWNTQYSSAYYTSRKI; translated from the exons ATGTCTCGCTACCTGCGTCCCCCAAACACGTCTCTGTTCGTCAGGAACGTGGCCGACGACACCAG GTCTGAAGATTTACGGCGTGAATTTGGTCGTTATGGTCCTATAGTTGATGTGTATGTTCCACTTGATTTCTACACTCGCCGTCCAAGAGGATTTGCTTATGTTCAAT TTGAGGATGTTCGTGATGCTGAAGATGCTTTACATAATTTGGACAGAAAGTGGATTTGTGGACGGCAGATTGAAATACAGTTTGCCCAGGGGGATCGGAAGA CACCAAATCAGATGAAAGCCAAGGAAGGGAGGAATGTGTACAGTTCTTCACGCTATGATGATTATGACAGATACAGACGTTCAAGAAGCCGAAGTTACGAAAGAAGGAGATCAAGAAGTCGGTCTTTTGATTACAACTATAGAAGATCGTATAGTCCTAGAAG ACCAAACTGCAGCTGGAATACCCAGTACAGTTCTGCTTACTACACTTCAAGAAAGATCTGA
- the SRSF10 gene encoding serine/arginine-rich splicing factor 10 isoform X6, whose amino-acid sequence MSRYLRPPNTSLFVRNVADDTRSEDLRREFGRYGPIVDVYVPLDFYTRRPRGFAYVQFEDVRDAEDALHNLDRKWICGRQIEIQFAQGDRKTPNQMKAKEGRNVYSSSRYDDYDRYRRSRSRSYERRRSRSRSFDYNYRRSYSPRSRPTGRPRRSRSHSDNDRPNCSWNTQYSSAYYTSRKI is encoded by the exons ATGTCTCGCTACCTGCGTCCCCCAAACACGTCTCTGTTCGTCAGGAACGTGGCCGACGACACCAG GTCTGAAGATTTACGGCGTGAATTTGGTCGTTATGGTCCTATAGTTGATGTGTATGTTCCACTTGATTTCTACACTCGCCGTCCAAGAGGATTTGCTTATGTTCAAT TTGAGGATGTTCGTGATGCTGAAGATGCTTTACATAATTTGGACAGAAAGTGGATTTGTGGACGGCAGATTGAAATACAGTTTGCCCAGGGGGATCGGAAGA CACCAAATCAGATGAAAGCCAAGGAAGGGAGGAATGTGTACAGTTCTTCACGCTATGATGATTATGACAGATACAGACGTTCAAGAAGCCGAAGTTACGAAAGAAGGAGATCAAGAAGTCGGTCTTTTGATTACAACTATAGAAGATCGTATAGTCCTAGAAG TAGACCGACTGGAAGACCACGGCGTAGCAGAAGCCATTCCGACAATGATAG ACCAAACTGCAGCTGGAATACCCAGTACAGTTCTGCTTACTACACTTCAAGAAAGATCTGA
- the SRSF10 gene encoding serine/arginine-rich splicing factor 10 isoform X7, which yields MKAKEGRNVYSSSRYDDYDRYRRSRSRSYERRRSRSRSFDYNYRRSYSPRSSRPTGRPRRSRSHSDNDRFKHRNRSFSRSKSNSRSRSKSQPKKEMKAKSRSRSASHTKTRGTSKTDSKTHYKSGSRYEKESRKKEPPRSKSQSRSQSRSRSKSRSRSWTSPKSSGH from the exons ATGAAAGCCAAGGAAGGGAGGAATGTGTACAGTTCTTCACGCTATGATGATTATGACAGATACAGACGTTCAAGAAGCCGAAGTTACGAAAGAAGGAGATCAAGAAGTCGGTCTTTTGATTACAACTATAGAAGATCGTATAGTCCTAGAAG CAGTAGACCGACTGGAAGACCACGGCGTAGCAGAAGCCATTCCGACAATGATAG ATTCAAACACCGAAATCGATCTTTTTCAAGATCTAAATCCAATTCAAGATCACGGTCCAAGTCCCAGcccaagaaagaaatgaaggctaAATCACGTTCTAGGTCTGCATCTCACACCAAAACTAGAGGCACCTCTAAAACAGATTCCAAAACACATTATAAGTCTGGCTCAAGATATGAAAAGGAATCAAGGAAAAAAGAACCACCTAGATCCAAATCTCAGTCAAGATCACAGTCTAGGTCTAGGTCAAAATCTAGATCAAGGTCTTGGACTAGTCCTAAGTCCAGTGGCCACTGA
- the SRSF10 gene encoding serine/arginine-rich splicing factor 10 isoform X5 — MSRYLRPPNTSLFVRNVADDTRSEDLRREFGRYGPIVDVYVPLDFYTRRPRGFAYVQFEDVRDAEDALHNLDRKWICGRQIEIQFAQGDRKTPNQMKAKEGRNVYSSSRYDDYDRYRRSRSRSYERRRSRSRSFDYNYRRSYSPRSSRPTGRPRRSRSHSDNDRPNCSWNTQYSSAYYTSRKI, encoded by the exons ATGTCTCGCTACCTGCGTCCCCCAAACACGTCTCTGTTCGTCAGGAACGTGGCCGACGACACCAG GTCTGAAGATTTACGGCGTGAATTTGGTCGTTATGGTCCTATAGTTGATGTGTATGTTCCACTTGATTTCTACACTCGCCGTCCAAGAGGATTTGCTTATGTTCAAT TTGAGGATGTTCGTGATGCTGAAGATGCTTTACATAATTTGGACAGAAAGTGGATTTGTGGACGGCAGATTGAAATACAGTTTGCCCAGGGGGATCGGAAGA CACCAAATCAGATGAAAGCCAAGGAAGGGAGGAATGTGTACAGTTCTTCACGCTATGATGATTATGACAGATACAGACGTTCAAGAAGCCGAAGTTACGAAAGAAGGAGATCAAGAAGTCGGTCTTTTGATTACAACTATAGAAGATCGTATAGTCCTAGAAG CAGTAGACCGACTGGAAGACCACGGCGTAGCAGAAGCCATTCCGACAATGATAG ACCAAACTGCAGCTGGAATACCCAGTACAGTTCTGCTTACTACACTTCAAGAAAGATCTGA
- the SRSF10 gene encoding serine/arginine-rich splicing factor 10 isoform X1 — MSRYLRPPNTSLFVRNVADDTRSEDLRREFGRYGPIVDVYVPLDFYTRRPRGFAYVQFEDVRDAEDALHNLDRKWICGRQIEIQFAQGDRKTPNQMKAKEGRNVYSSSRYDDYDRYRRSRSRSYERRRSRSRSFDYNYRRSYSPRSSRPTGRPRRSRSHSDNDRFKHRNRSFSRSKSNSRSRSKSQPKKEMKAKSRSRSASHTKTRGTSKTDSKTHYKSGSRYEKESRKKEPPRSKSQSRSQSRSRSKSRSRSWTSPKSSGH, encoded by the exons ATGTCTCGCTACCTGCGTCCCCCAAACACGTCTCTGTTCGTCAGGAACGTGGCCGACGACACCAG GTCTGAAGATTTACGGCGTGAATTTGGTCGTTATGGTCCTATAGTTGATGTGTATGTTCCACTTGATTTCTACACTCGCCGTCCAAGAGGATTTGCTTATGTTCAAT TTGAGGATGTTCGTGATGCTGAAGATGCTTTACATAATTTGGACAGAAAGTGGATTTGTGGACGGCAGATTGAAATACAGTTTGCCCAGGGGGATCGGAAGA CACCAAATCAGATGAAAGCCAAGGAAGGGAGGAATGTGTACAGTTCTTCACGCTATGATGATTATGACAGATACAGACGTTCAAGAAGCCGAAGTTACGAAAGAAGGAGATCAAGAAGTCGGTCTTTTGATTACAACTATAGAAGATCGTATAGTCCTAGAAG CAGTAGACCGACTGGAAGACCACGGCGTAGCAGAAGCCATTCCGACAATGATAG ATTCAAACACCGAAATCGATCTTTTTCAAGATCTAAATCCAATTCAAGATCACGGTCCAAGTCCCAGcccaagaaagaaatgaaggctaAATCACGTTCTAGGTCTGCATCTCACACCAAAACTAGAGGCACCTCTAAAACAGATTCCAAAACACATTATAAGTCTGGCTCAAGATATGAAAAGGAATCAAGGAAAAAAGAACCACCTAGATCCAAATCTCAGTCAAGATCACAGTCTAGGTCTAGGTCAAAATCTAGATCAAGGTCTTGGACTAGTCCTAAGTCCAGTGGCCACTGA
- the SRSF10 gene encoding serine/arginine-rich splicing factor 10 isoform X2, protein MSRYLRPPNTSLFVRNVADDTRSEDLRREFGRYGPIVDVYVPLDFYTRRPRGFAYVQFEDVRDAEDALHNLDRKWICGRQIEIQFAQGDRKTPNQMKAKEGRNVYSSSRYDDYDRYRRSRSRSYERRRSRSRSFDYNYRRSYSPRSRPTGRPRRSRSHSDNDRFKHRNRSFSRSKSNSRSRSKSQPKKEMKAKSRSRSASHTKTRGTSKTDSKTHYKSGSRYEKESRKKEPPRSKSQSRSQSRSRSKSRSRSWTSPKSSGH, encoded by the exons ATGTCTCGCTACCTGCGTCCCCCAAACACGTCTCTGTTCGTCAGGAACGTGGCCGACGACACCAG GTCTGAAGATTTACGGCGTGAATTTGGTCGTTATGGTCCTATAGTTGATGTGTATGTTCCACTTGATTTCTACACTCGCCGTCCAAGAGGATTTGCTTATGTTCAAT TTGAGGATGTTCGTGATGCTGAAGATGCTTTACATAATTTGGACAGAAAGTGGATTTGTGGACGGCAGATTGAAATACAGTTTGCCCAGGGGGATCGGAAGA CACCAAATCAGATGAAAGCCAAGGAAGGGAGGAATGTGTACAGTTCTTCACGCTATGATGATTATGACAGATACAGACGTTCAAGAAGCCGAAGTTACGAAAGAAGGAGATCAAGAAGTCGGTCTTTTGATTACAACTATAGAAGATCGTATAGTCCTAGAAG TAGACCGACTGGAAGACCACGGCGTAGCAGAAGCCATTCCGACAATGATAG ATTCAAACACCGAAATCGATCTTTTTCAAGATCTAAATCCAATTCAAGATCACGGTCCAAGTCCCAGcccaagaaagaaatgaaggctaAATCACGTTCTAGGTCTGCATCTCACACCAAAACTAGAGGCACCTCTAAAACAGATTCCAAAACACATTATAAGTCTGGCTCAAGATATGAAAAGGAATCAAGGAAAAAAGAACCACCTAGATCCAAATCTCAGTCAAGATCACAGTCTAGGTCTAGGTCAAAATCTAGATCAAGGTCTTGGACTAGTCCTAAGTCCAGTGGCCACTGA
- the SRSF10 gene encoding serine/arginine-rich splicing factor 10 isoform X4, whose product MMAKIKGVIPDDVRDAEDALHNLDRKWICGRQIEIQFAQGDRKTPNQMKAKEGRNVYSSSRYDDYDRYRRSRSRSYERRRSRSRSFDYNYRRSYSPRSRPTGRPRRSRSHSDNDRFKHRNRSFSRSKSNSRSRSKSQPKKEMKAKSRSRSASHTKTRGTSKTDSKTHYKSGSRYEKESRKKEPPRSKSQSRSQSRSRSKSRSRSWTSPKSSGH is encoded by the exons ATGATGGCCAAGATTAAAGGAGTCATACCTGAT GATGTTCGTGATGCTGAAGATGCTTTACATAATTTGGACAGAAAGTGGATTTGTGGACGGCAGATTGAAATACAGTTTGCCCAGGGGGATCGGAAGA CACCAAATCAGATGAAAGCCAAGGAAGGGAGGAATGTGTACAGTTCTTCACGCTATGATGATTATGACAGATACAGACGTTCAAGAAGCCGAAGTTACGAAAGAAGGAGATCAAGAAGTCGGTCTTTTGATTACAACTATAGAAGATCGTATAGTCCTAGAAG TAGACCGACTGGAAGACCACGGCGTAGCAGAAGCCATTCCGACAATGATAG ATTCAAACACCGAAATCGATCTTTTTCAAGATCTAAATCCAATTCAAGATCACGGTCCAAGTCCCAGcccaagaaagaaatgaaggctaAATCACGTTCTAGGTCTGCATCTCACACCAAAACTAGAGGCACCTCTAAAACAGATTCCAAAACACATTATAAGTCTGGCTCAAGATATGAAAAGGAATCAAGGAAAAAAGAACCACCTAGATCCAAATCTCAGTCAAGATCACAGTCTAGGTCTAGGTCAAAATCTAGATCAAGGTCTTGGACTAGTCCTAAGTCCAGTGGCCACTGA
- the SRSF10 gene encoding serine/arginine-rich splicing factor 10 isoform X9: MSRYLRPPNTSLFVRNVADDTRSEDLRREFGRYGPIVDVYVPLDFYTRRPRGFAYVQFEDVRDAEDALHNLDRKWICGRQIEIQFAQGDRKTPNQMKAKEGRNVYSSSRYDDYDRYRRSRSRSYERRRSRSRSFDYNYRRSYSPRSSRPTGRPRRSRSHSDNDRFKHRNRSFSRSKSNSRSRSKSQPKKEMKAKSRSRPNCSWNTQYSSAYYTSRKI; this comes from the exons ATGTCTCGCTACCTGCGTCCCCCAAACACGTCTCTGTTCGTCAGGAACGTGGCCGACGACACCAG GTCTGAAGATTTACGGCGTGAATTTGGTCGTTATGGTCCTATAGTTGATGTGTATGTTCCACTTGATTTCTACACTCGCCGTCCAAGAGGATTTGCTTATGTTCAAT TTGAGGATGTTCGTGATGCTGAAGATGCTTTACATAATTTGGACAGAAAGTGGATTTGTGGACGGCAGATTGAAATACAGTTTGCCCAGGGGGATCGGAAGA CACCAAATCAGATGAAAGCCAAGGAAGGGAGGAATGTGTACAGTTCTTCACGCTATGATGATTATGACAGATACAGACGTTCAAGAAGCCGAAGTTACGAAAGAAGGAGATCAAGAAGTCGGTCTTTTGATTACAACTATAGAAGATCGTATAGTCCTAGAAG CAGTAGACCGACTGGAAGACCACGGCGTAGCAGAAGCCATTCCGACAATGATAG ATTCAAACACCGAAATCGATCTTTTTCAAGATCTAAATCCAATTCAAGATCACGGTCCAAGTCCCAGcccaagaaagaaatgaaggctaAATCACGTTCTAG ACCAAACTGCAGCTGGAATACCCAGTACAGTTCTGCTTACTACACTTCAAGAAAGATCTGA